A genomic region of Roseateles amylovorans contains the following coding sequences:
- a CDS encoding DegT/DnrJ/EryC1/StrS family aminotransferase produces the protein MTLAINGGPRVRSQDFPAWPQFDHTEEEALLRSLRQGQWWRVSGKENTAFESEYAHYHGAPFAVTVTNGTVALELALQAAGIQPGDEVIVPAFTFVSTSMACQRVGAIAVPADVRPDSYGIDPEAVRRKITDRTRAIIPVHLSGHFCDMTAVMAIAEAHGLVVIQDAAHANGARGEGGKRIGDWHTLACFSFQNFKLMTAGEGGLVLCPTEELRDRVYLYSNCGRPAGDRSYNHTVVGTNGRLNEFSAAVLRAQLARLAQQSERREANARLLSEVLAAESRVTVQGHTAHATQHPHYMYMLTLNPDDGRVPDRNRIVDCLIAEGIPAYRAYQALYRIPSFWLAPAPSTSQAQLIAECPVTEHIAAQGIWIHHRALLGSVEDTLDIARAITKVLG, from the coding sequence ATGACGCTTGCGATCAACGGCGGGCCGCGCGTGCGCAGCCAGGACTTCCCGGCCTGGCCTCAGTTCGACCACACCGAGGAGGAAGCCCTGTTGCGCAGCCTTCGCCAGGGTCAATGGTGGCGGGTCTCCGGCAAGGAGAACACCGCCTTCGAAAGCGAGTATGCGCACTATCACGGCGCGCCGTTTGCCGTCACCGTCACCAATGGCACGGTGGCGCTGGAGCTGGCGCTGCAGGCGGCGGGCATCCAGCCCGGAGATGAAGTGATCGTGCCCGCCTTCACCTTTGTGTCGACCTCGATGGCCTGCCAGCGGGTGGGCGCCATTGCGGTGCCCGCCGATGTGCGGCCGGACAGTTACGGCATCGATCCGGAGGCGGTGCGCCGCAAGATCACCGACCGCACCCGGGCCATCATCCCGGTGCATCTGTCCGGGCATTTCTGCGACATGACCGCGGTGATGGCCATTGCCGAGGCCCATGGGCTGGTGGTCATCCAGGATGCCGCCCATGCCAACGGCGCTCGCGGCGAGGGCGGCAAACGCATCGGCGACTGGCACACGCTGGCCTGTTTCAGCTTCCAGAACTTCAAGCTGATGACCGCCGGCGAGGGCGGCCTGGTGCTGTGCCCGACCGAGGAACTGCGCGACCGGGTCTACCTCTACAGCAACTGCGGCCGTCCGGCGGGCGATCGCAGCTACAACCACACGGTGGTGGGCACCAACGGTCGGCTCAACGAGTTTTCCGCTGCGGTGCTGCGAGCGCAGTTGGCGCGTCTGGCCCAGCAAAGCGAGCGCCGCGAGGCCAATGCGCGCCTGCTCTCCGAGGTGCTGGCCGCGGAATCCCGGGTGACGGTGCAGGGCCACACGGCCCACGCCACCCAGCATCCGCACTACATGTACATGCTGACGCTCAACCCGGACGATGGCCGGGTGCCGGACCGCAACCGGATCGTCGACTGCCTGATCGCCGAAGGCATTCCGGCTTACCGGGCCTACCAGGCGCTTTATCGGATCCCGTCCTTCTGGCTGGCGCCAGCTCCGTCCACCTCGCAGGCGCAATTGATCGCCGAATGCCCAGTCACCGAGCACATCGCGGCGCAAGGCATCTGGATCCACCATCGCGCCTTGCTGGGCAGTGTGGAGGACACGCTGGACATTGCACGCGCCATCACCAAGGTGCTGGGGTGA
- a CDS encoding PIG-L deacetylase family protein: MGPGRADAVDSTLDAADRPVQRRVILSPHPDDAVWSLGGAIAAWARHGEVLVVTVFDGEPPDDGAPAPSSVDPRARVGGSASRHDDADPAHRWRGLGAAPRRQQEDAVAIADLGAKLLPLGLREAAFRQEVDGRFSHSAPASLFASVDPGQWPDPSPALLERLRAVLRPDDLVIAPLAVGRHVDHCLVHRAARQLVPSPSFYMEFPYAETAEGPAVQQHLDTLGLRLGRVRLPVAWSPWVRAASRYRSQVLRLFGSGRVFAQQLARFAGVAADVAGAGATGSMWVVLPSTASGIATEAQNVASAEPATMDAACWIWSTRDR; encoded by the coding sequence ATGGGGCCAGGTCGTGCCGATGCCGTCGACAGCACCCTCGACGCTGCTGATCGACCAGTTCAACGCCGTGTGATCCTGTCGCCGCATCCGGATGATGCGGTGTGGTCACTGGGCGGTGCCATCGCGGCCTGGGCGCGCCACGGCGAGGTGCTGGTGGTGACCGTCTTCGATGGGGAGCCGCCCGATGACGGCGCGCCCGCCCCGAGTTCGGTCGATCCCCGCGCGCGAGTCGGCGGGTCGGCCTCGCGGCACGACGACGCGGATCCTGCCCATCGTTGGCGCGGCCTGGGCGCCGCGCCTCGGCGACAGCAGGAGGATGCCGTCGCCATCGCCGATCTGGGGGCCAAGCTGCTTCCTCTGGGCCTGCGCGAGGCCGCGTTTCGGCAGGAGGTGGATGGGCGCTTCAGTCATTCGGCGCCCGCCTCGCTGTTCGCCTCGGTCGATCCTGGCCAATGGCCCGATCCGTCGCCCGCACTGCTCGAACGCTTGCGCGCCGTACTCCGTCCCGACGATCTTGTGATCGCGCCGCTGGCCGTGGGCCGGCATGTCGACCATTGCCTGGTCCATCGGGCGGCGCGGCAACTGGTCCCGTCTCCCAGCTTCTACATGGAGTTTCCCTACGCCGAGACCGCAGAGGGCCCCGCCGTGCAACAGCACCTGGACACCCTGGGGCTGCGGCTGGGCCGTGTGCGACTGCCGGTGGCGTGGTCGCCGTGGGTTCGCGCGGCCTCACGGTATCGGAGCCAGGTGTTGCGCCTGTTCGGCAGCGGGCGTGTCTTCGCTCAGCAGTTGGCCAGATTCGCGGGGGTGGCGGCCGATGTCGCTGGCGCTGGCGCGACCGGTTCGATGTGGGTCGTATTGCCGTCGACCGCGTCAGGGATCGCCACCGAGGCGCAGAACGTCGCCTCGGCCGAGCCCGCGACCATGGACGCCGCCTGCTGGATCTGGTCCACCCGCGACCGGTAA